One Setaria viridis chromosome 5, Setaria_viridis_v4.0, whole genome shotgun sequence genomic region harbors:
- the LOC117855038 gene encoding uncharacterized protein gives MDATFGWAGAGHHVDDYFSRQVGCGRFEVDEAFLGDCFGQLQCDGVLAAAAAGGGDTGACHVTSNCGAFEGSAGIDSDPLAFLGAGTGDVFDAGLLDAALAFTRELGEGCADGGAVSNGAMLSSYSGTTGGNISSGESNNYSGGHEAEVVSPTSTMSPTTAPRPFTHASSSQQQALHAKRKVTDEYPASIATTAPPPAPFPRPGGGANKRRAATSISFGHGAQHSARDAAASAGYEPDMEAMAQVKEMIYRAAAMRPVNLGPEISTAAAATEKPRRKNVRISSDPQTVAARLRRERVSERLRVLQKLVPGGSKMDTASMLDEAASYLKFLKSQVQALETLGTTNTSSTSASSRSQHYSYFGSGSGSNPGFPGFGRRSSSISPSGYVNPNGSTNTSSNLL, from the coding sequence atggacgcTACCTTTGGCtgggccggcgccggccaccaTGTCGACGACTACTTCTCGCGCCAGGTTGGATGCGGCCGGTTCGAGGTGGACGAGGCCTTCCTCGGAGACTGCTTTGGGCAGCTCCAGTGCGACGGggtccttgccgccgccgccgccggcggtggggaCACCGGAGCGTGCCACGTGACCTCGAATTGCGGCGCCTTCGAAGGCAGCGCGGGTATTGACAGTGACCCGCTCGCGTTCTTGGGCGCGGGGACGGGGGACGTCTTCGATGCCGGCCTCCTCGACGCGGCGCTCGCGTTCACCAGGGAGCTCGGCGAGGGCTGCGCCGACGGCGGGGCCGTGTCGAACGGCGCCATGCTCTCCAGCTACAGCGGCACCACCGGCGGCAACATCTCCTCTGGGGAGTCGAACAACTACAGCGGCGGCCACGAAGCCGAGGTGGTGTCGCCGACGTCCACCATGTCGCCCACCACGGCGCCGCGGCCGTTCACCCACGCGTCGTCGTCCCAGCAGCAGGCGCTCCACGCCAAGCGGAAGGTGACCGACGAGTACCCCGCCAGCATCGCGACgaccgcaccgccgccggcgccgttcccgcgcccaggcggcggcgctaataagcggcgcgcggcgacgagCATCAGCTTCGGCCACGGCGCCCAGCACAgcgcgcgcgacgccgccgcctccgccgggtACGAGCCGGACATGGAGGCGATGGCGCAGGTGAAGGAGATGATCTACCGCGCGGCCGCCATGCGGCCCGTCAACCTGGGCCCCGAGATctccaccgcggcggcggccacggagaAGCCCCGGCGCAAGAACGTGCGCATCTCGAGCGACCCGcagacggtggcggcgcggctgcggcgggagCGCGTGAGCGAGCGCCTCCGCGTGCTACAGAAGCTGGTCCCCGGCGGCAGCAAGATGGACACGGCGTCGATGCTGGACGAGGCGGCCAGCTACCTCAAGTTCCTCAAGTCCCAGGTCCAGGCGCTAGAAACCCTAGGCACCACCAACACCAGCAGCACGAGCGCATCAAGCAGGTCACAGCACTACAGCTATTTCGGAAGCGGCAGCGGAAGCAACCCTGGCTTTCCTGGATTTGGAAGGAGGAGCAGTAGCATTTCTCCATCTGGGTATGTAAATCCTAATGGATCGACGAATACTAGCAGCAATCTGTTGTAG